One part of the Streptosporangiales bacterium genome encodes these proteins:
- a CDS encoding HAMP domain-containing protein, translating into MDRAPGLSVRLKLTLSYAGFLVLAGALLLALWLVLLRYFPDSGFVRLNRLGIGGAFAPGRSGTQRAFGQVAAVVLVFLLVFGLTGGWLLAGRMLAPLARITDATRMAADGSLSHRVRLPGRRDEFREFADAFDAMLARLEAHVAEQQRFAANASHELRTPLAITQTLLDVARNDPHRHTGELVERLHFVNTRAIDLTEALLLLSRADRRSFTREHLDLSLIAEEATETLLPLAEKRGLTIETSGDMTPALGSGALLMQLTTNLVHNAIVHNLPDQGTVWVTTTVHAKTVVLTVENTGKKLAPQLVSTLVEPFQRGTERIRTDHAGVGLGLAIVNSITQAHDGTLTLTPRPGGGLRVMVQLPATPPHADR; encoded by the coding sequence TTTGAGCGTTCGCCTCAAACTCACTCTCAGCTACGCCGGATTCCTCGTGCTCGCAGGTGCCTTGCTGCTCGCCCTGTGGCTGGTCCTCCTCCGATACTTTCCCGACTCTGGGTTCGTCAGATTGAACAGACTTGGCATCGGCGGGGCGTTCGCGCCAGGCCGCTCCGGCACCCAGCGAGCCTTCGGCCAAGTGGCGGCCGTCGTGCTGGTGTTCCTGCTGGTGTTCGGTCTGACGGGAGGGTGGCTTCTCGCCGGCCGGATGCTCGCCCCGCTGGCTCGCATCACCGACGCCACACGCATGGCCGCGGACGGATCACTCTCCCACCGAGTACGGCTACCGGGCCGCAGAGATGAGTTCCGCGAATTCGCCGACGCCTTCGACGCGATGCTCGCGCGGCTCGAAGCGCACGTCGCCGAACAGCAGAGATTCGCAGCCAACGCCTCCCATGAACTGCGCACCCCACTGGCGATCACGCAGACACTTCTCGACGTGGCCCGCAACGATCCGCACCGCCACACCGGCGAGCTCGTCGAACGCCTCCATTTCGTCAACACCCGAGCGATCGACCTCACCGAAGCACTGCTGCTGCTCAGCCGCGCCGACCGACGGTCGTTCACCCGAGAACACCTCGACCTGTCCCTGATAGCGGAAGAGGCCACTGAAACGCTCCTCCCCCTCGCAGAAAAACGCGGCCTCACCATCGAGACCTCCGGCGACATGACCCCCGCCCTCGGCTCAGGCGCGCTCCTGATGCAGCTGACGACGAACCTCGTGCACAACGCGATCGTCCACAACCTGCCCGACCAGGGCACCGTGTGGGTCACGACCACCGTTCACGCCAAGACCGTGGTGCTCACCGTCGAGAACACCGGCAAGAAGCTCGCCCCACAATTGGTTTCCACGCTTGTCGAGCCGTTTCAACGCGGCACCGAACGGATACGCACCGACCACGCGGGTGTCGGCCTCGGCCTGGCCATCGTCAACAGCATCACCCAAGCACACGACGGAACCCTCACCCTCACCCCCCGCCCCGGCGGCGGGCTCCGCGTCATGGTGCAACTACCCGCCACACCACCGCACGCTGACAGATGA